A genomic stretch from Anoplopoma fimbria isolate UVic2021 breed Golden Eagle Sablefish chromosome 8, Afim_UVic_2022, whole genome shotgun sequence includes:
- the creb3l3a gene encoding cyclic AMP-responsive element-binding protein 3-like protein 3-A: MEQYQDQDCDGIELLDWLFDQNDGILRNEEAGRHGNHHTWPVHDPTMLQPAEQADNEFLNALLSGSDSVAGSPPWPSSPSDSGISEDPPSDQMDSPPRPESPPEDTQYFGARPQTKAGLEARVSTDLNCWEAGFPIGRTRITQYPSDVHRPQLSSGFPLTVKDLLLSGTPEPAPHPSQQSIQELILNEDEKKLLAKEGVSLPSQLPLTKYEERILKKIRRKIRNKQSAQESRKKKKEYIDGLESRMAACNAHNHELQRKVSQLQKCNMSIMEQLRRLQAMVMNTSNKPAQAGTCVLVLLLSFSLILFPNLKPFSDTKVSQGDFSPVRIQSRSLQNLEASRVLNVIESPFSAEDESEPQHRHLPGDRGFEDITTMMGKLGVNPDQSSEEHMAVNSSQQERMGHFHVDPITGHISSLTLDPHRSARLRPHADDM; encoded by the exons ATGGAGCAATACCAAGATCAG GATTGTGATGGCATTGAGCTGCTCGACTGGCTGTTTGATCAAAACGATGGAATCCTCCGCAACGAGGAAGCAGGACGCCATGGCAACCATCACACCTGGCCAGTCCATGACCCAACT ATGTTGCAGCCGGCTGAACAGGCAGACAATGAGTTCCTCAACGCCCTCCTGAGTGGAAGTGATTCTGTGGCTGGCTCGCCTCCCTGGCCTTCTTCTCCCAGTGACAGTGGAATCAGTGAGGACCCTCCCTCAGACCAGATGGACAGCCCTCCGCGTCCCGAGAGCCCCCCCGAGGACACGCAGTATTTCGGTGCGAGGCCACAAACCAAGGCAGGCCTCGAAGCCAGAGTCTCCACTGACCTCA ATTGCTGGGAGGCCGGATTCCCAATAGGCAGGACGAGGATTACACAATATCCTTCTGATGTACATCGGCCACAGTTGTCCTCTGGCTTCCCGCTAACTGTCAAGGATCTGCTACTGTCTGGAACACCAGAGCCC GCCCCACACCCATCCCAACAGTCCATTCAAGAGCTGATTCTCAATGAAGATGAGAAGAAGCTGTTGGCGAAGGAGGGGGTGTCTCTACCCAGCCAACTACCCCTCACAAAG TACGAAGAAAGGATTCTGAAGAAAATACGCAGAAAGATTCGCAATAAGCAGTCCGCTCAGgagagcaggaagaagaagaaggagtatATCGATGGGCTGGAGAGCAG GATGGCTGCCTGCAACGCACACAACCACGAGCTGCAGAGGAAGGTGTCCCAGCTGCAGAAATGCAACAT GTCAATAATGGAGCAGCTACGCAGGCTGCAGGCCATGGTCATGAATACCTCTAACAAGCCGGCCCAGGCTGGGACATGTGTACTG gtgctgctgctctccttcTCACTGATCCTATTCCCCAACCTCAAGCCTTTCTCTGACACAAAGGTCAGCCAAGGAGACTTCAGTCCTGTCAGAA TCCAGTCACGGTCCCTGCAGAACCTAGAGGCTTCCCGTGTGCTGAATGTCATCGAATCCCCGTTCTCCGCTGAGGATGAATCGGAGCCTCAGCACCGGCATCTCCCAGGAGACCGGGGATTTGAAGATATTACCACCATGATGGGAAAGCTGGGAGTGAACCCAGACCAGTCCAGCGAGGAGCAcatggctgtaaacagcagtcaGCAAGAAAGGATGGGTCATTTCCATGTGGACCCAATTACTGGTCACATATCTTCTTTGACCTTGGATCCCCACCGCTCTGCCAGGCTGCGACCACATGCAGACGACATGTAA